A window from Candidatus Krumholzibacteriia bacterium encodes these proteins:
- a CDS encoding sigma 54-interacting transcriptional regulator: MSTTGTPGSSGTPGASGTSGTPGTPGSDLASDLARKVAEFDILQRLSAQINTTLELDEIYEAALRTMGELFDFHHSIILLLENDGETLTVVASRGYENQAVGGRVKIGTGVIGTAAKRRRLLHLDNLGQYRSYVSAQRREMVKAGRGDEIADAVPVPGLANAESQIALPLVVKDTLIGVFSIESPVRRSFSDHDRALVTIVANHIASAIHNAQLYRAERRAAAALRQANDSLEQRVRDRTADLERELRVAREFLDDARSRVDGPLLGNSPAVLALRAAISRHAKQLDPVLLHGPPGSGKEAAARALHHESDRRDGPLIHVDCPSLRTDGKVQLFGTGADCTADNCKFQLATRGTLYLDAIQDLAFEMQAPLLEVMERIDSARGRGETPTPDVRVIASTSRDLLREAEAGHFDPRLAALLHRHEIVLPPLADRREDLPALVDYFVRKHARRLGKAVRSVSPQALERLQAYRWPGNIRELRTVIERAILVSDTPVLDIDEDFLDSGVSLGSYRLVRQLGAGGMGEVWLGKHQLLARPAAIKLIRPDMSSAAGPDRLTERFRREAQVTANLRSSHTVELYDFGVSDSGTFYYVMELLHGMDLKAMVDRFGPLPPERVLMLLEQACVSLSEAHDRGLVHRDIKPANLFVTWLGPEFDYLKVLDFGMVKAEGGEDTMQLSAQGFVHGTPAFMAPEFVLGREADGRADLYSLGCAAFWLLTGFPLFETNSSTAMLVAHVQTPARRPSAVAEQPIPEAVDNLIMHCLEKDPQKRPASALDLLGEMERVRFEQPWTQERARQWWQLHAPEALARAND, translated from the coding sequence ATGAGCACCACCGGCACTCCCGGCTCCTCCGGTACGCCCGGCGCTTCAGGTACCTCCGGTACGCCAGGCACTCCCGGTTCGGACCTGGCCTCCGATCTGGCGCGCAAGGTGGCGGAGTTCGACATCCTCCAGCGCCTCTCGGCCCAGATCAACACGACCCTCGAGCTGGACGAGATCTACGAGGCCGCCCTGCGCACCATGGGCGAGCTGTTCGACTTCCATCACTCCATCATCCTCCTCCTGGAAAACGACGGCGAAACGCTCACCGTCGTTGCCAGTCGAGGCTATGAGAACCAGGCCGTCGGCGGGCGCGTGAAGATCGGGACGGGCGTCATCGGCACTGCGGCCAAGCGGCGGCGGCTGCTGCACCTGGACAACCTGGGCCAGTACCGCAGCTATGTCTCGGCGCAGCGCCGCGAGATGGTCAAGGCCGGTCGCGGCGACGAGATTGCCGACGCGGTTCCCGTGCCGGGGCTCGCGAATGCGGAAAGCCAGATCGCCCTGCCCCTCGTGGTCAAGGACACGCTCATCGGCGTCTTCTCCATCGAGAGCCCGGTGCGTCGCTCCTTCAGCGACCACGACCGCGCCCTCGTCACCATCGTGGCCAACCACATCGCCAGCGCCATCCACAACGCCCAGCTGTACCGCGCCGAGCGCCGCGCCGCGGCAGCGTTGCGGCAGGCCAACGACTCTTTGGAGCAGCGCGTGCGCGACCGCACCGCCGACCTGGAGCGGGAGCTGCGGGTCGCTCGGGAATTCCTGGACGACGCACGCAGCCGGGTCGACGGCCCCCTTCTCGGTAACAGCCCGGCGGTGCTGGCGCTGCGGGCCGCCATCTCCCGCCACGCCAAGCAATTGGACCCGGTGCTGCTGCACGGCCCGCCGGGTTCGGGCAAGGAAGCCGCGGCCCGAGCGCTGCACCACGAGTCGGACCGGCGCGATGGCCCGCTGATCCACGTCGACTGTCCGAGCCTGCGTACCGACGGCAAGGTGCAGCTGTTCGGCACTGGCGCCGATTGCACCGCTGACAACTGCAAGTTCCAGCTGGCCACTCGCGGTACGCTGTACCTCGACGCGATCCAGGATCTCGCCTTCGAGATGCAAGCACCGTTGCTCGAGGTGATGGAAAGAATCGACAGCGCCCGCGGCCGCGGCGAGACGCCGACCCCGGACGTGCGCGTCATCGCCTCCACCAGCCGCGACTTGCTGCGCGAGGCCGAAGCGGGGCACTTCGACCCGCGCCTGGCCGCTCTGCTACACCGCCACGAGATCGTGCTCCCCCCCCTCGCCGATCGGCGCGAGGATCTCCCCGCCCTGGTCGACTACTTCGTGCGCAAGCACGCGCGACGCCTCGGCAAAGCCGTGCGCAGCGTTTCACCCCAGGCGCTGGAGCGCCTGCAGGCCTATCGCTGGCCCGGGAACATCCGCGAGCTGCGCACCGTGATCGAGCGCGCCATCCTGGTCAGCGACACGCCCGTGCTCGACATCGACGAAGACTTCCTGGACAGCGGCGTCTCCTTGGGCAGCTACCGGCTCGTACGGCAGCTCGGCGCCGGCGGCATGGGCGAGGTGTGGCTCGGCAAGCACCAGCTGCTGGCGCGGCCGGCGGCGATCAAGCTCATCCGCCCGGACATGTCCAGCGCCGCTGGACCCGACCGCCTGACCGAGCGCTTCCGTCGCGAGGCCCAGGTGACCGCCAACCTGCGCTCCTCGCACACGGTGGAGCTCTACGATTTCGGCGTCAGCGACAGCGGCACCTTCTACTACGTGATGGAGCTCCTCCACGGCATGGACTTGAAGGCGATGGTGGACCGCTTCGGTCCCCTGCCGCCGGAACGCGTGCTCATGCTCCTGGAGCAGGCCTGCGTCTCGCTCAGCGAAGCGCATGACCGCGGTCTGGTGCACCGGGACATCAAGCCGGCGAACCTCTTCGTCACCTGGCTCGGCCCGGAGTTCGATTATTTGAAGGTTCTCGATTTCGGCATGGTCAAGGCCGAAGGCGGCGAGGACACCATGCAGCTCTCCGCCCAGGGATTCGTGCACGGGACGCCTGCCTTCATGGCTCCCGAGTTCGTCCTCGGCCGCGAAGCCGACGGCCGCGCCGATCTCTACTCCCTCGGCTGCGCCGCCTTCTGGTTGCTCACCGGTTTCCCCCTGTTCGAAACCAACTCCTCCACCGCCATGCTGGTGGCGCACGTGCAGACCCCGGCCCGGCGGCCCTCTGCCGTCGCCGAGCAGCCGATTCCGGAAGCGGTGGACAACCTCATCATGCATTGCCTGGAGAAGGATCCCCAGAAACGCCCCGCCTCCGCACTCGATCTCCTCGGCGAGATGGAGCGCGTCCGCTTCGAGCAACCTTGGACGCAAGAGCGCGCCCGCCAGTGGTGGCAACTCCACGCCCCCGAGGCACTGGCGCGCGCCAACGACTGA